One segment of Nostoc piscinale CENA21 DNA contains the following:
- a CDS encoding HesB/IscA family protein, which yields MTVTLTEKAEFRLRAFLRGSGSDETSTKGIRISVKGGGCNGYEYGMDVTSQPQPDDLVIQQGSVLVYVDAKSAPLLEGIVIDFVEGVVESGFKFTNPNATSTCGCGKSFQAGDCTPTGVPCS from the coding sequence ATGACTGTTACTTTAACAGAAAAAGCAGAATTTCGTTTGCGGGCTTTCCTGCGAGGTTCCGGTTCCGATGAGACTAGTACTAAAGGTATCCGAATCTCTGTCAAAGGTGGCGGTTGCAATGGCTATGAATATGGCATGGATGTTACCAGCCAACCTCAACCAGATGATTTAGTAATTCAGCAAGGTAGTGTGCTGGTTTACGTCGATGCCAAAAGTGCGCCTTTATTAGAAGGAATTGTGATCGATTTTGTCGAAGGGGTGGTAGAAAGCGGTTTCAAATTTACCAACCCTAATGCAACTAGTACCTGCGGTTGTGGCAAATCTTTCCAAGCAGGAGACTGTACGCCTACTGGTGTTCCTTGTAGCTAA
- a CDS encoding HesA/MoeB/ThiF family protein: MVNLTPTELERYSRQMMLPNFGEAAQKRLKSATVLVTGVGGLGGTAALYLAVAGVGKLILVRGGDLRLDDMNRQILMTDDWVGKPRVFKAKETLQAINPDIEIEAVHDYITPENVDSLVQSADMALDCAHNFTERDLLNAACVRWRKPMVEAAMDGMEAYLTTIIPGVTPCLSCLFPEKPDWDRRGFSVLGAVSGTLACLTALEAVKLITGFSQPLLSQLLTIDLNRMEFAKRRSYRDRSCQVCGNNAPWRYSQSPSMETTSNFTT, translated from the coding sequence GTGGTTAACCTAACTCCTACCGAGTTAGAACGTTATAGTCGCCAAATGATGCTCCCTAATTTTGGCGAAGCGGCTCAGAAGCGCCTGAAGTCAGCGACAGTATTGGTTACTGGTGTGGGAGGATTAGGTGGTACAGCCGCGCTTTACTTAGCAGTAGCAGGCGTTGGTAAGCTCATTCTAGTCCGGGGTGGCGATTTACGCCTTGATGATATGAATCGTCAGATTCTGATGACGGATGACTGGGTAGGTAAGCCAAGGGTATTTAAGGCTAAAGAAACCTTGCAAGCTATCAATCCTGATATCGAAATTGAAGCGGTTCATGATTACATTACCCCAGAGAATGTAGATTCTTTGGTACAGTCCGCAGATATGGCGTTAGACTGCGCCCATAATTTTACAGAACGCGATTTGTTGAATGCAGCTTGCGTGCGCTGGCGCAAACCAATGGTAGAAGCTGCAATGGACGGGATGGAAGCTTACCTGACAACGATTATTCCAGGTGTAACTCCTTGTTTATCTTGTCTGTTTCCCGAAAAGCCTGATTGGGATCGGCGTGGTTTCTCGGTGCTAGGTGCTGTTTCTGGGACATTGGCTTGTTTGACGGCGTTAGAAGCAGTCAAGCTGATTACTGGGTTCAGTCAGCCTTTATTGTCACAATTGCTGACAATAGACTTAAACCGGATGGAATTTGCCAAGCGTCGTTCATACCGTGATCGCTCTTGTCAAGTATGCGGCAATAATGCACCTTGGAGATACTCGCAATCTCCATCAATGGAAACCACCAGTAATTTTACAACTTAA
- the nifW gene encoding nitrogenase-stabilizing/protective protein NifW, translating to MSKTIDEFKKLNDAEEYFQFFELPYDQKIVNVNRLHILKKFSQYIQEIDEQSADLTAEEKLNQYCLALQKAYEVFLESTPQEQKVFKVFKDKPKNVITLTELSSD from the coding sequence ATGAGTAAAACTATTGATGAATTCAAAAAATTAAATGATGCCGAAGAATATTTTCAATTCTTTGAATTACCTTACGACCAAAAAATTGTAAATGTAAATCGTCTGCATATATTGAAAAAGTTCTCGCAATATATCCAAGAAATTGACGAACAATCTGCTGATTTAACTGCTGAAGAAAAGCTAAATCAATATTGCTTGGCTTTGCAAAAGGCTTACGAGGTATTTCTCGAATCAACACCCCAAGAACAAAAGGTGTTCAAAGTCTTTAAAGACAAGCCTAAAAATGTAATTACGCTGACAGAACTCTCTTCTGATTAG
- a CDS encoding CCE_0567 family metalloprotein, with amino-acid sequence MTIEELKTQIKRLNSKAGQMKMDLHDLAEGLPTDYKQLMDVAAATYEIYRQLDELKQQLTELEGK; translated from the coding sequence ATGACCATCGAGGAATTGAAAACTCAAATTAAACGCCTCAACAGCAAAGCAGGTCAAATGAAAATGGATCTGCATGATTTAGCAGAGGGATTGCCAACAGATTACAAACAACTTATGGATGTTGCGGCGGCAACTTATGAAATATATCGACAACTAGATGAGTTAAAGCAGCAGCTAACAGAATTGGAGGGTAAATGA
- the nifX gene encoding nitrogen fixation protein NifX, giving the protein MKIAFTTSDHTHINAHFGWAREIDVYEINAEGYQFLETLNFEGELKEDGNEDKITPKLDALVDCAIVYVTAIGGTAAAKLIKKGVTPVKARTEEEKIEEVLTKLVQTLKGNPPPWLRKALQPKTKSFTDELENEATV; this is encoded by the coding sequence ATGAAAATTGCCTTTACAACCAGTGACCACACACACATCAATGCTCACTTTGGCTGGGCGAGAGAAATTGATGTCTACGAAATCAATGCCGAAGGATATCAATTTTTAGAAACTCTCAACTTTGAGGGTGAGCTAAAAGAAGATGGTAACGAAGATAAAATCACACCCAAACTTGACGCACTGGTTGACTGTGCAATTGTTTATGTGACAGCAATTGGTGGAACTGCTGCTGCTAAGTTAATCAAGAAAGGTGTTACCCCAGTTAAAGCACGCACCGAAGAAGAAAAAATTGAAGAAGTGCTAACTAAACTAGTCCAAACTCTTAAAGGTAATCCTCCACCTTGGTTGCGGAAAGCTCTCCAACCTAAAACAAAAAGTTTTACAGATGAACTTGAGAACGAAGCAACTGTATGA
- the nifN gene encoding nitrogenase iron-molybdenum cofactor biosynthesis protein NifN, which yields MAIVTVPEKSVAVNPLKQSQALGASLAFLGLKGMIPLFHGSQGCTAFAKVVLVRHFREAIPLATTAMTEVTTILGGEENVEQALLTLVEKAKPEIIGLCTTGLTETRGDDIERFLKDIRDRHRELDHIPVIFAPTPDFKGALQDGFATAVESIVKEIPQAGGIRSEQVTILAGSAFTPGDLQEIKEIVTAFGLDPIFVPDLGASLDGHLEDNYSPVTGSGTSVKQLRQVGCSAFTIALGESMRGAAKILDERFNIPYEVFGELTGLEPVDEFLQALSILSSNPVPEKYRRQRRQLQDAMLDTHFYFGAKRVSLALEPDLLWGTVRFLQSMGTQIHAAVTTTRSPLLEKLPIKSVTIGDLEDFEELAVGSDLLIGNSNVAAIAKRLSIPLYRLGLPIYDRLGNGLFTKVGYRGTMELLFGIGNLFLEAEEEHVKHFFNDV from the coding sequence ATGGCGATCGTTACTGTTCCCGAAAAATCAGTTGCAGTTAATCCCCTCAAACAAAGCCAAGCTTTAGGTGCATCCCTCGCCTTTTTGGGATTAAAGGGAATGATACCTCTGTTTCACGGTTCTCAAGGGTGTACCGCTTTCGCCAAGGTTGTGCTTGTACGGCATTTTCGGGAAGCTATTCCCCTAGCCACTACAGCCATGACTGAAGTAACTACGATTTTGGGCGGCGAAGAGAATGTGGAACAGGCACTTCTGACGCTAGTTGAGAAGGCCAAGCCAGAAATTATTGGTTTGTGTACCACTGGATTAACAGAAACCAGAGGCGATGACATTGAACGCTTCTTGAAGGATATCCGCGATCGCCATCGGGAATTAGACCACATCCCCGTTATCTTTGCACCGACACCAGATTTTAAAGGTGCATTACAAGATGGTTTTGCTACTGCGGTGGAAAGCATTGTTAAAGAAATTCCTCAAGCTGGTGGAATTAGAAGCGAACAAGTCACAATTTTGGCTGGTTCTGCTTTTACTCCAGGCGACTTACAAGAAATCAAAGAGATTGTCACTGCTTTTGGATTAGACCCTATCTTTGTACCTGACCTCGGCGCATCTTTAGATGGTCATTTGGAAGATAACTATAGTCCGGTGACAGGTAGCGGTACGAGTGTGAAACAACTACGACAAGTAGGTTGTTCTGCTTTTACCATCGCTTTGGGTGAAAGTATGCGAGGTGCTGCCAAAATTCTAGATGAACGGTTTAACATTCCCTACGAAGTGTTTGGTGAACTGACTGGTTTGGAACCAGTAGATGAGTTTCTGCAAGCATTATCGATTTTGAGCAGCAATCCAGTACCCGAAAAATACCGCCGCCAACGTCGCCAATTGCAAGATGCGATGCTCGATACGCACTTTTATTTTGGTGCAAAAAGAGTATCTCTAGCATTAGAACCTGATTTACTTTGGGGAACAGTGCGCTTCTTACAATCAATGGGAACACAAATTCATGCGGCTGTGACCACGACGCGATCGCCTTTACTTGAAAAACTGCCAATCAAGAGTGTCACCATCGGTGATTTAGAAGACTTTGAAGAACTAGCAGTAGGTTCTGACTTACTGATTGGTAATTCTAACGTGGCGGCGATCGCAAAACGTCTGTCGATTCCTCTTTATCGTTTAGGTTTGCCCATTTACGACCGTTTAGGAAATGGTCTGTTTACAAAAGTTGGCTATCGCGGCACGATGGAGCTTTTGTTTGGCATCGGCAACCTATTTTTAGAAGCTGAAGAAGAGCACGTTAAACACTTTTTCAATGATGTTTAG
- the nifE gene encoding nitrogenase iron-molybdenum cofactor biosynthesis protein NifE, with protein sequence MNTQKKVNELLNESGCEHNQQKKGEKKNKSCTQQAQPGAAQGGCAFDGAMIALVPITDAAHLVHGPIACAGNSWGSRGSLSSGPVLYKTGFTTDMSENDVIFGGEKKLYKAILEIHQRYNPTAVFVYATCVTALIGDDINAVCKAAAEKIGTPVVPVIAPGFIGSKNLGNRFGGEALLDYVVGTAEPEFTTPYDINLIGEYNIAGEMWGVLPLFEKLGIRVLSKITGDARYQEICYAHRAKLNVMICSRALLNMARKMEERYGIPYIEESFYGIDDINRCLRNVAAKLGDRDLQERTEKLIAEETAALDIALAPYRARLKGKRVVLYTGGVKSWSIISAAKDLGIEVVATSTRKSTEEDKAKIKRLLGTEGMMLEKGNAQELLRLVKDTNADMLIAGGRNQYTALKARIPFLDINQERHHPYAGYVGMLEMARELYEALYSPIWDQIRKPAPWDEEAGTLNNFMSADEMFSEEIGV encoded by the coding sequence ATGAATACCCAAAAGAAGGTTAATGAACTGCTGAATGAGTCGGGATGCGAACATAATCAGCAGAAGAAGGGCGAGAAGAAGAATAAGTCTTGTACGCAACAAGCGCAACCTGGGGCGGCTCAAGGTGGCTGTGCTTTTGATGGGGCGATGATTGCTCTAGTCCCGATTACTGATGCGGCGCATTTGGTTCACGGCCCGATCGCCTGTGCTGGTAATTCTTGGGGTAGTCGTGGTAGTCTCTCTTCTGGGCCTGTGCTTTATAAGACGGGTTTTACTACCGATATGTCTGAAAATGATGTGATTTTCGGTGGTGAAAAGAAGCTTTACAAGGCAATTTTAGAAATTCATCAGCGTTATAATCCAACGGCTGTGTTTGTTTACGCTACTTGTGTGACGGCTTTGATTGGCGATGATATCAATGCTGTTTGCAAGGCGGCGGCTGAAAAAATTGGGACTCCGGTTGTCCCGGTGATTGCGCCGGGATTTATTGGTAGTAAGAATTTGGGCAACCGTTTTGGCGGTGAAGCTTTATTAGATTATGTTGTCGGGACAGCAGAACCGGAGTTCACAACGCCTTATGATATAAACTTGATTGGCGAATACAATATCGCCGGGGAAATGTGGGGAGTCCTGCCTTTATTTGAAAAATTAGGCATCCGCGTACTATCCAAAATCACGGGTGATGCTCGTTATCAAGAAATTTGTTACGCTCACCGTGCGAAGTTGAACGTGATGATTTGTTCGCGGGCGTTGCTGAATATGGCGAGGAAGATGGAGGAGCGATATGGGATTCCCTACATTGAAGAGTCTTTTTATGGCATTGATGATATAAATCGTTGCTTGCGGAATGTGGCTGCTAAGTTGGGCGATCGCGATTTACAAGAGCGCACGGAAAAGCTAATTGCAGAGGAAACGGCGGCTTTGGATATCGCCTTGGCTCCCTATCGCGCTCGACTCAAGGGTAAGCGTGTAGTTCTATATACTGGCGGTGTGAAGAGTTGGTCTATTATTTCTGCCGCTAAGGATTTGGGGATAGAAGTTGTGGCTACTAGCACCCGCAAGAGTACGGAGGAAGATAAGGCAAAAATCAAACGCTTGCTCGGTACAGAAGGGATGATGCTAGAAAAAGGCAATGCTCAGGAGTTGTTGCGATTGGTCAAAGACACAAACGCTGATATGTTGATTGCGGGTGGTCGTAACCAATACACAGCCCTAAAAGCGCGGATTCCTTTCCTCGACATCAACCAAGAACGCCATCATCCGTATGCTGGGTATGTGGGAATGTTAGAGATGGCACGAGAGTTATACGAAGCCCTCTACAGTCCTATCTGGGATCAAATTCGTAAGCCTGCGCCTTGGGATGAAGAAGCCGGGACTTTAAATAATTTTATGTCAGCAGATGAGATGTTCTCTGAAGAAATAGGGGTGTAG
- a CDS encoding Mo-dependent nitrogenase C-terminal domain-containing protein, translating to MDSINHTHSHVHFHPPNYKKSPLLNPLRRLVDGIQVKHNRFAHLICQVIPCCCPFERNISLFGRTYHIPALCKLNPLYDEFVGLRFRALSYLADECGEDVTRYIC from the coding sequence ATGGACAGCATCAATCACACTCACTCTCACGTTCATTTCCATCCACCTAACTATAAAAAGTCTCCTCTACTTAATCCTCTGCGTCGTCTGGTGGACGGAATTCAAGTTAAACATAATCGCTTCGCTCATCTAATCTGCCAGGTTATTCCTTGCTGTTGTCCTTTTGAGCGAAATATTAGTTTATTTGGTCGGACTTACCATATTCCGGCTTTATGTAAGCTGAATCCTCTCTATGATGAGTTTGTTGGCTTACGTTTTCGGGCTTTGTCTTACCTCGCTGATGAATGTGGTGAGGATGTGACAAGGTATATTTGCTAA
- the nifK gene encoding nitrogenase molybdenum-iron protein subunit beta — MPQNPDRIVDHVDLFKQPEYTELFENKRKNFEGAHSPEEVERVSEWTKSWDYREKNFAREALTVNPAKGCQPVGAMFAALGFEGTLPFVQGSQGCVAYFRTHLSRHYKEPCSAVSSSMTEDAAVFGGLNNMIEGMQVSYQLYKPKMIAVCTTCMAEVIGDDLGAFITNSKNAGSIPQDFPVPFAHTPSFVGSHITGYDNMMKGILLNLTEGKKTATSNGKINIIPGFDTYVGNNREVKRMLGAMGVDYTILSDSSDYFDSPNTGEFDMYPGGTKLEDAADSINAKATVALQAYTTPKTREYIKTQWKQETQVLRPFGVKGTDEFLTAIAELTGKAIPEELEIERGRLVDAITDSYAWIHGKKFAIYGDPDLIISITSFLLEMGAEPVHILCNNGDEAFKKEMEAILAASPFGKEATVWIQKDLWHLRSLLFTEPVDFFIGNSYGKYLWRDTKIPMVRIGYPLFDRHHLHRYATLGYQGGLNILNWVVNTLLDEMDRNTNITGKTDISFDLIR; from the coding sequence ATGCCACAGAATCCTGACAGAATTGTAGACCACGTTGATCTATTCAAACAGCCAGAATACACCGAGCTATTTGAAAACAAGAGAAAGAACTTTGAAGGCGCACACTCTCCTGAAGAAGTTGAAAGAGTGTCTGAATGGACAAAATCTTGGGACTACCGGGAAAAGAACTTCGCTCGTGAAGCTTTAACCGTTAACCCCGCTAAAGGTTGCCAACCCGTAGGCGCAATGTTCGCTGCTTTGGGTTTTGAAGGTACTCTTCCCTTCGTTCAAGGTTCTCAAGGTTGTGTGGCTTACTTCCGTACACACCTCAGCCGTCACTATAAAGAGCCTTGCTCCGCAGTGTCTTCTTCTATGACAGAAGACGCAGCAGTATTCGGTGGCTTGAACAACATGATTGAAGGTATGCAAGTTTCATACCAACTGTACAAGCCTAAGATGATTGCTGTTTGCACCACCTGTATGGCTGAAGTTATCGGTGATGACTTGGGTGCGTTCATCACTAACTCTAAGAATGCTGGTTCTATTCCTCAAGATTTCCCAGTACCTTTTGCTCACACCCCCAGCTTCGTAGGTTCCCACATCACTGGTTACGACAACATGATGAAGGGAATTCTGTTGAACCTGACAGAAGGTAAGAAGACAGCTACCAGCAATGGCAAAATCAACATCATTCCTGGTTTTGATACCTATGTAGGCAACAACCGCGAAGTTAAGCGGATGTTGGGTGCTATGGGTGTTGACTACACCATTCTGTCTGACAGCAGCGATTATTTCGATTCACCCAACACTGGTGAATTCGATATGTACCCAGGTGGTACAAAGCTGGAAGATGCTGCTGATTCTATCAATGCTAAGGCAACAGTAGCTCTCCAAGCTTACACCACTCCCAAAACCCGCGAATACATTAAAACCCAGTGGAAGCAAGAAACACAAGTTCTGCGTCCCTTCGGTGTTAAAGGTACTGACGAGTTCTTGACTGCGATCGCTGAATTGACTGGTAAAGCGATTCCTGAAGAGTTGGAAATCGAACGCGGTCGTTTAGTTGATGCTATCACTGACTCCTACGCTTGGATTCATGGTAAGAAGTTCGCTATCTACGGCGATCCTGATTTGATCATCTCCATCACCAGCTTCTTGTTAGAAATGGGTGCAGAGCCTGTACACATCCTCTGCAACAATGGCGACGAAGCTTTCAAGAAAGAAATGGAAGCTATTCTCGCTGCTAGCCCCTTCGGTAAAGAAGCTACTGTTTGGATTCAAAAAGACTTGTGGCACTTACGCAGCTTGCTCTTCACCGAGCCTGTAGACTTCTTCATCGGTAACTCCTACGGTAAGTACCTGTGGCGCGATACCAAGATCCCAATGGTACGGATTGGTTATCCTCTGTTCGATCGCCACCACTTACACCGCTATGCTACCCTCGGCTACCAAGGTGGTCTAAACATCCTCAACTGGGTTGTTAATACTCTGTTGGATGAAATGGATCGCAACACCAACATCACTGGTAAGACCGATATCTCCTTCGACTTGATTCGCTAG